The following are encoded in a window of Scophthalmus maximus strain ysfricsl-2021 chromosome 2, ASM2237912v1, whole genome shotgun sequence genomic DNA:
- the LOC118301568 gene encoding odorant receptor 131-2-like — protein sequence MLRAGQSQGNVTVGLVFLERVLFSTLTTAPYCIFFFINVTLLFTLRSKALFRDSSRYVLLFNLVMADTLQITMSQLLYLLSVCRVLLTYPVCGLLVMFSTLFNEISPLTLVVMSLERYVAVCYPLRHAAIVTIRNTAVAVAVVWFSSLLNVLTRVLLLLDFPFEKLDTLQMSNFCSLFVMFLGSMSDDYDKAYTCFLFVSATVTIASTYVGVMFAARSASADKASAHKARNMLLLHLVQLGLILLSTMHNTMLVAVSKIVTLNLLLRLLNVFYVFIILLPRCLSCLIYGLRDKSIRPVLLFHLCCRLKVSTKTQVSP from the coding sequence ATGTTGCGGGCTGGTCAGTCTCAGGGCAACGTGACGGTTGGACTGGTGTTTCTGGAGAGAGTGTTGTTTTCCACTCTGACTACGGCACCGTactgcatcttcttcttcattaacGTCACCTTGTTGTTCACCCTGAGGAGCAAAGCCTTGTTCCGTGACTCCTCACGTTACGTCCTGTTGTTCAACCTGGTGATGGCAGACACGCTGCAGATAACAATGAGCCAATTACTGtacctgctgtctgtctgccgaGTGCTGCTGACGTACCCCGTCTGTGGTCTGCTGGTCATGTTCTCAACCCTTTTCAATGAAATCTCTCCCCTCACGCTGGTGGTTATGTCACTGGAGAGATACGTGGCCGTGTGCTACCCACTGAGACACGCCGCCATCGTCACCATCAGGAACACCGCCGTGGCCGTGGCCGTTGTCTGGTTCTCCAGTTTACTAAACGTCCTCACTCGGGTTCTGCTGCTGTTAGACTTTCCCTTCGAGAAGCTGGACACGCTGCAGATGAGCAACTTTTGCAGCTTATTTGTCATGTTCCTCGGGTCGATGTCCGATGATTATGACAAAGCCTacacctgttttctgtttgtctctgcgaCCGTGACGATCGCCTCCACCTACGTGGGCGTGATGTTCGCCGCCAGGTCGGCGTCTGCGGACAAAGCTTCGGCTCATAAGGCTCgtaacatgctgctgctgcacctggtGCAGCTGGGCCTCATTCTGCTGTCCACCATGCACAACACCATGCTTGTCGCCGTGTCAAAAATTGTCACGCTGAACTTGCTCCTGCGcctcctgaatgttttttatgtgttcatCATCTTGCTGCCGCGGTGTCTGAGCTGCCTCATCTACGGGCTCAGAGACAAGAGCATCAGGCCCGTGCTCCTGTTCCACCTGTGCTGTCGTCTGAAGGTGTCGACCAAGACTCAGGTCTCGCCCTGA
- the LOC118301569 gene encoding odorant receptor 131-2-like, whose translation MLQAGQSQGNVTVGLVFLERVLFSTLTTAPYCIFFFINVTLLFTLRSKALFRDSSRYVLLFNLVMADTLQMTLSQLLYLLAVCRVVLTYPVCGLLVMFSTLFNEISPLTLVVMSLERYVAVCYPLRHAAIVTIRNTSVAVAIVWFSSLLNVLTRVLLLLDFPFEKLETLQMSNFCGLFVMFLGSMSDDYDKAYTCFLFVSATVTIASTYVGVMVAARSASADKASAHKARNTLLLHLVQLGLILLSTMHNAMLVAVSKIVTMNLLLLFLNVFYVFIMLLPRCLSCLIYGLRDKSIRPVLLFHLCCRLKVSTKTQVSP comes from the coding sequence ATGTTGCAGGCTGGTCAGTCTCAGGGCAACGTGACGGTTGGACTGGTGTTTCTGGAGAGAGTGTTGTTTTCCACTCTGACTACGGCACCGTactgcatcttcttcttcattaacGTCACCTTGTTGTTCACCCTGAGGAGCAAAGCCTTGTTCCGTGACTCCTCCCGTTACGTCCTGTTGTTCAACCTGGTGATGGCAGACACGCTGCAGATGACACTGAGCCAATTACTGTACCTGCTCGCTGTCTGCCGAGTGGTGCTGACGTACCCCGTCTGTGGTCTGCTGGTCATGTTCTCAACCCTTTTCAATGAAATCTCTCCCCTCAcgctggtggtgatgtcactggaGAGATACGTGGCCGTGTGCTACCCACTGAGACACGCCGCCATCGTCACCATCAGGAACACCTCCGTGGCCGTGGCCATTGTCTGGTTCTCCAGTTTACTAAACGTCCTCACTCGGGTTCTGCTGCTGTTAGACTTTCCCTTCGAGAAGCTGGAAACGCTGCAGATGAGCAACTTTTGCGGCTTGTTTGTCATGTTCCTCGGGTCGATGTCCGATGATTATGACAAAGCCTacacttgttttctgtttgtctctgcgaCCGTGACGATCGCCTCCACCTACGTGGGCGTGATGGTCGCCGCCAGGTCGGCGTCTGCGGACAAAGCTTCGGCTCATAAGGCTCgtaacacgctgctgctgcacctggtGCAGCTGGGCCTCATTCTGCTGTCCACCATGCACAACGCCATGCTTGTCGCCGTGTCAAAAATTGTCACGATGAACCTGCTCCTGCTAttcctgaatgttttttatgtgttcatcatgttgctGCCGCGGTGTCTGAGCTGCCTCATCTACGGGCTCAGAGACAAGAGCATCAGGCCCGTGCTCCTGTTCCACCTGTGCTGTCGTCTGAAGGTGTCGACCAAGACTCAGGTCTCGCCCTGA
- the LOC124849465 gene encoding odorant receptor 131-2-like: MLRAGQSQGNVTVGLVFLERVLFSTLTTAPYCIFFFINVTLLFTLRSKALFRDSSRYVLLFNLVMADTLQMTLSQLLYLLSVCRVVLTYPVCGLLVMFANLTNEISPLTLVVMSLERYVAVCYPLRHAAIVTIRNTAVAVAVVWFLTSLNVLTRVLLLLDFPFEKLDTLQMSNFCSLFVMFLGSMSDDYDKAYTCFLFVSATVTIASTYVGVMVAARSASADKASAHKARNTLLLHLVQLGLSLLSTMHNAMLVAVSKIVTLNLLLRLLNVFYVFIILLPRCLSCLIYGLRDKSIRPVLLFHLCCRLKVSTKTQVSP; the protein is encoded by the coding sequence ATGTTGCGGGCTGGTCAGTCTCAGGGCAACGTGACGGTTGGACTGGTGTTTCTGGAGAGAGTGTTGTTTTCCACTCTGACTACGGCACCGTactgcatcttcttcttcattaacGTCACCTTGTTGTTCACCCTGAGGAGCAAAGCCTTGTTCCGTGACTCCTCCCGTTACGTCCTGTTGTTCAACCTGGTGATGGCAGACACGCTGCAGATGACACTGAGCCAATTACTGtacctgctgtctgtctgccgaGTGGTGCTGACGTACCCCGTCTGTGGTCTGCTGGTCATGTTCGCCAACCTCACCAATGAAATCTCTCCCCTCacactggtggtgatgtcactggaGAGATACGTGGCCGTGTGCTACCCACTGAGACACGCCGCCATCGTCACCATCAGGAACACCGCCGTGGCCGTGGCCGTTGTCTGGTTCCTCACGTCGTTGAACGTCCTCACTCGGGTTCTGCTGCTGTTAGACTTTCCCTTCGAGAAGCTGGACACGCTGCAGATGAGCAACTTTTGCAGCTTATTTGTCATGTTCCTCGGGTCGATGTCCGATGATTATGACAAAGCCTacacctgttttctgtttgtctctgcgaCCGTGACGATCGCCTCCACCTACGTGGGCGTGATGGTCGCCGCCAGGTCGGCGTCTGCGGACAAAGCTTCGGCTCATAAGGCTCgtaacacgctgctgctgcacctggtGCAGCTGGGCCTCAGTCTGCTGTCCACCATGCACAACGCCATGCTTGTCGCCGTGTCAAAAATTGTCACGCTGAACCTGCTCCTGCGcctcctgaatgttttttatgtgttcatCATCTTGCTGCCGCGGTGTCTGAGCTGCCTCATCTACGGGCTCAGAGACAAGAGCATCAGGCCCGTGCTCCTGTTCCACCTGTGCTGTCGTCTGAAGGTGTCGACCAAGACTCAGGTCTCGCCCTGA